A part of bacterium genomic DNA contains:
- a CDS encoding DUF881 domain-containing protein: MRIRQWQYGFAVMLLLAGFLFVLQVRADQALRAGAALPSRRLDDLSVLLRRQQEADRSLRDELTALRKRLDDYRAAEAGGETMAAQMRREVTQLRFVLGRVPAEGPGLVVTLAAAPQRVVTPQAQDVSAVVNELWAAGAEAISVNGARVLAVEGFAADPGGVRFRTWVLRDPFQIVAIGDPATLEGALLVRGGIVDGLEGVGLNVTLSRSTRLDVPASDAALNFRYAHPGGPP; encoded by the coding sequence GTGAGGATTAGGCAGTGGCAGTACGGGTTCGCGGTGATGCTGCTCCTCGCCGGTTTTCTCTTCGTTCTTCAAGTACGCGCCGATCAGGCACTCAGGGCTGGGGCGGCGCTGCCGTCGCGGCGGCTCGATGACCTCAGCGTGCTGCTGCGACGCCAGCAGGAAGCGGACCGCAGCCTGCGTGACGAATTGACGGCGCTGCGCAAGCGCCTCGATGACTACCGCGCCGCGGAAGCCGGCGGCGAGACGATGGCCGCGCAGATGCGGCGCGAAGTCACGCAGCTTCGGTTCGTGCTCGGCCGCGTGCCGGCCGAAGGTCCGGGTCTCGTGGTGACCCTCGCTGCGGCGCCCCAGCGGGTTGTCACTCCGCAGGCTCAGGACGTCTCCGCCGTCGTAAACGAACTGTGGGCGGCCGGCGCGGAAGCGATCTCGGTCAACGGCGCACGGGTGCTGGCGGTGGAGGGTTTCGCGGCGGATCCGGGCGGCGTGCGTTTCCGTACGTGGGTCCTCCGCGACCCGTTCCAGATCGTGGCGATCGGGGATCCCGCGACCCTCGAGGGCGCGTTACTCGTCCGCGGCGGTATCGTCGATGGCCTTGAGGGTGTCGGGCTCAACGTGACCCTGTCGAGGTCCACGCGGCTCGACGTCCCTGCGTCCGACGCGGCTTTGAATTTCCGCTACGCGCATCCAGGCGGGCCGCCCTAG
- the groL gene encoding chaperonin GroEL (60 kDa chaperone family; promotes refolding of misfolded polypeptides especially under stressful conditions; forms two stacked rings of heptamers to form a barrel-shaped 14mer; ends can be capped by GroES; misfolded proteins enter the barrel where they are refolded when GroES binds): MPAKLLLYDEDARKALERGVEKVASAVRVTLGPKGRNVVLEKKWGSPTITKDGVTVAKEIELEDPNENMGAQLVKEVASKTNDAAGDGTTTATVLAHAIVKEGLKNVAAGANPMILKRGIDKAIGALVGELKKLSTPLEGKEHIAHVASIAGNDAEIGQIIAEAMDKVGKDGVITIEESKGIETTVEVVEGMQFDRGYISPYMITDAEKMEAVLEDPYILITEKKISAVKDMVPVMEKVMRFGKPLVVIAEDVEGEALATLVVNKLRGILPCVAVKAPGYGDRRKAMLGDMAVLTGGKVVSDDIGIKLENVETEMLGRAAKVRVAKEETTLIEGKGARKDIQGRIAQIKKEIETTTSDYDREKLQERLAKLSGGVAQIKVGAATETELKEKKHRFEDALSTSKAAVEEGIVPGGGTALLNIAKALDKVDADEGDEKIGVSIIRRAIDEPAKWLAANAGVEGAVVVERIRAEKPGIGYNVATGKFEDMVKAGIVDATKVTRLALQNASSVASLLLTTEALVVEKREKKKAAAPAPGGYNPDDMDM, translated from the coding sequence ATGCCTGCTAAGCTACTGCTGTACGACGAGGACGCGCGTAAGGCGCTCGAGCGCGGCGTCGAGAAAGTCGCCAGCGCGGTCCGCGTGACCCTGGGCCCGAAAGGCCGCAACGTGGTCCTCGAAAAGAAGTGGGGATCTCCGACGATTACGAAGGACGGCGTGACGGTGGCGAAGGAGATCGAGCTGGAAGATCCCAACGAGAACATGGGCGCCCAGCTCGTAAAGGAAGTCGCAAGCAAAACGAACGACGCCGCCGGTGACGGCACGACGACCGCGACCGTGCTCGCGCACGCGATTGTCAAGGAAGGCCTCAAGAACGTGGCCGCGGGCGCCAACCCGATGATCCTCAAGCGCGGCATCGACAAGGCCATCGGCGCGCTCGTCGGCGAGCTCAAGAAGCTCAGCACCCCCCTCGAGGGCAAAGAGCACATCGCGCACGTTGCGAGCATCGCGGGCAACGACGCCGAGATCGGCCAGATCATCGCCGAGGCGATGGACAAGGTCGGCAAGGACGGCGTCATCACGATCGAGGAATCCAAGGGCATCGAAACCACGGTCGAGGTCGTCGAGGGCATGCAGTTCGACCGCGGCTACATCTCTCCGTACATGATCACCGACGCGGAGAAGATGGAAGCCGTGCTCGAGGACCCCTACATTCTCATCACCGAGAAGAAGATCAGCGCGGTCAAAGACATGGTTCCGGTGATGGAGAAAGTCATGCGCTTCGGCAAACCCCTCGTCGTGATCGCCGAGGACGTCGAGGGTGAGGCGCTCGCGACGCTCGTCGTGAACAAGCTGCGCGGCATCCTCCCCTGTGTCGCGGTGAAGGCGCCGGGGTACGGGGACCGCCGCAAGGCGATGCTCGGCGACATGGCCGTGCTGACCGGCGGCAAGGTCGTGAGCGACGACATCGGCATCAAGCTGGAGAACGTCGAGACCGAAATGCTCGGCCGCGCCGCGAAGGTCCGGGTCGCCAAGGAAGAGACCACGCTCATCGAGGGCAAGGGCGCGCGCAAGGACATTCAGGGCCGGATCGCTCAAATCAAGAAAGAGATCGAGACGACCACGTCCGACTACGACCGCGAGAAGCTGCAGGAGCGCCTCGCGAAGCTCTCCGGCGGCGTCGCGCAGATCAAGGTCGGCGCGGCGACCGAGACCGAACTCAAGGAGAAGAAGCATCGCTTCGAGGACGCGCTCAGCACGAGCAAGGCCGCGGTCGAGGAAGGCATCGTACCGGGCGGCGGCACGGCGCTGCTGAACATCGCGAAGGCCCTCGACAAGGTGGACGCCGACGAAGGCGACGAGAAGATCGGGGTCTCGATCATCCGCCGCGCGATCGATGAGCCGGCGAAGTGGCTGGCCGCGAACGCCGGCGTCGAGGGCGCCGTCGTCGTGGAGCGCATCCGCGCGGAGAAACCGGGCATCGGCTACAATGTCGCGACCGGCAAGTTCGAGGACATGGTGAAGGCCGGCATCGTGGACGCGACCAAAGTGACCCGGCTCGCGCTTCAGAACGCGTCGAGCGTGGCGAGCCTCCTGCTGACGACCGAGGCGCTGGTCGTCGAGAAGCGCGAGAAGAAGAAGGCGGCCGCGCCCGCGCCGGGCGGCTACAACCCGGACGACATGGACATGTAA
- a CDS encoding MBL fold metallo-hydrolase — protein MSSSPAPQFHAPFRTVTAANSSPFTLDGTNTYLVGRERVVVIDPGPEDPAHVAAVLDAVRDGGRLALILVTHSHGDHLGAAAALGGGAVPVRRFEGGDAPLADGEIIEEGGTALRVLHTPGHAADHVVFYWAAERVLFSGDLILGTGTVVLQARDGALEDYLASLERVAALDLAAVAPGHGPLITDPAVRVAEYIAHRRMREGQVLEALAGGARTPGEIVGVIYRNLDPALHPAAENTVRAHLMKLVREGRARREGNRYHRP, from the coding sequence ATGTCATCGTCGCCCGCCCCGCAGTTCCACGCGCCGTTTCGCACCGTCACTGCCGCCAACTCATCGCCGTTCACGCTGGACGGGACCAACACCTATCTTGTCGGCCGCGAACGCGTCGTCGTGATCGATCCCGGCCCCGAGGATCCGGCCCACGTCGCGGCGGTGCTCGACGCGGTACGGGACGGCGGCCGGCTCGCGCTGATCCTGGTGACGCACAGCCACGGCGATCACCTCGGGGCGGCCGCTGCGCTTGGGGGAGGCGCCGTGCCGGTCCGGCGCTTCGAGGGCGGTGACGCGCCGCTCGCCGACGGCGAGATCATCGAAGAAGGCGGCACGGCGCTTCGCGTACTGCACACTCCCGGTCACGCGGCCGACCACGTCGTCTTTTACTGGGCGGCGGAACGCGTACTGTTTTCCGGCGACCTGATTCTCGGGACGGGGACGGTGGTGTTGCAGGCGCGGGACGGCGCCCTTGAGGACTACCTCGCCTCCTTGGAGCGGGTCGCCGCGCTCGACCTGGCGGCCGTGGCGCCCGGCCACGGGCCGCTGATTACCGATCCCGCGGTGCGGGTCGCGGAGTACATCGCGCACCGCCGGATGCGCGAAGGCCAGGTGCTCGAGGCGCTGGCGGGCGGAGCGCGGACGCCGGGGGAAATCGTGGGGGTAATCTATCGAAACCTCGATCCGGCGCTCCATCCGGCGGCCGAAAACACGGTGCGGGCGCATCTGATGAAGCTCGTTCGAGAAGGACGCGCCCGGCGCGAAGGGAATCGATACCACCGGCCTTAG
- a CDS encoding sodium:proton antiporter — translation MSPLSLTLGFLATAALVSTVASRARLPYTVALVVVGLAVGTAHVLPRISVGPDVVVIALILPLLFEGAIRIPPRHLRAYTPLILALAIPGTIVSAALIAGGALLGHVPWRGALLLGAVCAATDPAGVIALVRDARLNERLGTVLEGEAVLNDAVAIVLFTLAVGAPLDFVAAAGNFVWLLAGGAAVGCAVGAGVASVLRGVPDPVVEAIGSVVAAAAAYLAAESVHGSGVIGVVAAGVMFAEFADRSLTPAGAETVRVVWDVIAFLANSALFLLIGLVVPLPLLARYAGLIGIVIFAALVARAISIYGFTALLARRAAPFPMAWRHVMVWGGLRGGVAVALVLTLPPVLPQREAVAAGVLGTIVWTLVGQGLLVRPIMQLAGLARTTSSPAPTERRVPGAP, via the coding sequence GTGTCGCCCTTGTCTCTCACGTTGGGCTTCCTTGCGACCGCAGCGCTCGTCTCCACGGTCGCGTCGCGCGCGCGGCTGCCGTACACGGTCGCGCTGGTCGTCGTGGGCCTGGCCGTCGGGACGGCGCACGTCCTGCCGCGGATCTCGGTCGGACCGGACGTCGTCGTCATCGCGCTGATCCTGCCGCTGCTGTTTGAGGGCGCAATCCGCATCCCGCCGCGTCACCTCCGCGCCTACACCCCGCTCATACTGGCGCTCGCGATCCCCGGCACGATCGTCTCGGCGGCTTTGATCGCGGGCGGGGCGCTGCTCGGCCACGTCCCCTGGCGCGGAGCACTGCTGCTCGGGGCCGTCTGCGCGGCGACCGATCCGGCGGGCGTGATCGCGCTGGTACGCGACGCGCGCCTGAACGAACGGTTGGGCACGGTGCTGGAAGGCGAAGCGGTTCTCAACGACGCGGTCGCAATCGTATTGTTCACGCTCGCCGTCGGGGCGCCGCTCGATTTCGTCGCGGCGGCGGGGAACTTCGTCTGGCTCCTCGCGGGCGGTGCCGCCGTCGGATGCGCGGTCGGAGCGGGCGTTGCCTCCGTCCTCCGAGGCGTCCCGGATCCGGTGGTGGAAGCGATCGGCAGCGTCGTCGCGGCGGCCGCGGCGTACCTTGCGGCCGAATCCGTCCACGGGAGCGGTGTGATCGGCGTCGTGGCGGCGGGTGTCATGTTCGCCGAGTTCGCGGACCGCAGCCTTACTCCGGCCGGCGCGGAAACGGTCCGCGTCGTCTGGGACGTGATCGCGTTTCTCGCGAACTCCGCGCTCTTCTTGCTGATCGGCCTCGTCGTTCCGCTGCCGCTGTTGGCGCGCTACGCCGGGCTGATCGGGATCGTCATCTTCGCCGCGCTCGTCGCGCGCGCGATCAGCATCTACGGGTTCACCGCGCTGCTTGCCCGGCGCGCCGCGCCGTTCCCGATGGCGTGGCGGCACGTCATGGTATGGGGCGGTCTGCGGGGCGGCGTCGCGGTGGCGCTCGTGCTTACGCTGCCGCCGGTGCTGCCTCAACGCGAGGCCGTGGCGGCCGGCGTTTTGGGGACGATCGTCTGGACGCTGGTCGGTCAGGGCCTGCTGGTGCGGCCGATCATGCAGCTCGCCGGGCTTGCGCGAACGACCTCGTCGCCGGCACCGACGGAACGCCGCGTGCCGGGCGCGCCTTAG
- a CDS encoding DUF167 domain-containing protein, translating into MRITVRVTPRARKPGVERRPDGTFHVAVTAAPHGGEANDAVAAALADHFGVARGRVRIVRGLRSRHKVVDVEAGRGA; encoded by the coding sequence GTGCGCATCACCGTGCGCGTGACGCCGCGCGCTCGAAAGCCCGGAGTCGAGCGGCGCCCCGACGGTACCTTCCACGTCGCGGTGACGGCGGCCCCGCACGGGGGCGAGGCAAACGACGCGGTCGCCGCGGCGCTCGCGGATCACTTCGGCGTCGCGCGGGGACGCGTCCGGATCGTACGTGGGCTGCGTAGCCGGCACAAAGTTGTCGACGTCGAAGCCGGCCGCGGTGCCTGA
- a CDS encoding FAD-linked oxidase C-terminal domain-containing protein, with protein sequence MRSTVEAGPATARAVPRGDLSDLAHDLRRHVRGEVRFDAVSRAIYSTDASIYEIEPLGVVLPRDADDVQAVLEVARAARAPLLPRGGGTSLAGQTVGRAIVLDFSKYMNRVVEVNTEEGWARVQPGVVRHELLRTLAPTGLIYGPETSTSTRATIGGMIGNNSSGSRSIVYGKTLDTLLATQARLADGTALTFEALAPAEAARRARGDGPEGRLYREVARIVTAARDEVARRFPRVQRRVGGYNLDEFPEGGPVNLAKLVCGSEGTLAVVTEATVRLARRPAATVLAVFQFDDIIPALEHAPEILDTKPSAVELTDRYIVELARQTRELSRRLTFVEGTPGAIIAVEYAGESHAALEPTLDALEARMRRSGYRGAMRRLVDPAAQANLWAVREAGVGLLLGMKSARKPVAFVEDSAVDPARIAEYTRRFREIVRRHGTDASFYGHASVGLLHTRPILDLHEPRDVAEMRAIAEEVAALVAEFGGALSGEHGDGLSRGEFVARMFGPALYGAFREVKAAFDPEWRMNPGKIVDAPPMTESLRYRPGAGPPPATVQDFSRDGGVRSAIEMCSGVGACRKPRGGTMCPSYMVTLEEAHSTRGRANALRSAISGALPAGALTSRELYEVMDLCVACKACKSECPSNVDMAKLKHEFLAGYYDRHGLPLRARLFGHVAALGPLGCAVAPVANRALRSAPARWLLERVAGIDARRRLPEFARTRFTRWWRGRGFGSPAREGGQAAAGFAGVPGRGRVALFVDTFTEYYYPSIGRAAVRLLESAGCRVELVPVSCCGRPMISNGMLRQAQRLARRTVKRLEPFAEAGVPIVGLEPSCTVTFKDEYPDLLRGDAVDAVARATYALEEYLAMLDAAGIRPPYVAAARRVLMHGHCHQKAMIRTGPALAALRAVPGAEVEEIDSGCCGMAGSFGVEHEHYDVSLAMGERVLFKAVRTAPEDTVLVASGASCRQQIAHGTGRRALHLAEALALALPPEAGTGAGS encoded by the coding sequence TTGCGCTCGACCGTGGAGGCCGGCCCCGCGACGGCGCGGGCGGTCCCGCGCGGAGACCTGAGCGATCTCGCGCACGATCTCCGCCGGCACGTGCGCGGCGAGGTGCGGTTCGACGCGGTTTCGCGCGCGATCTACAGCACCGACGCCAGCATCTACGAGATCGAGCCCCTCGGCGTCGTCCTGCCCCGCGACGCCGACGACGTGCAGGCGGTGCTGGAGGTCGCCCGCGCCGCACGCGCGCCGCTCCTGCCGCGCGGGGGCGGCACAAGCCTCGCCGGGCAGACCGTCGGCCGCGCGATCGTCCTCGACTTCTCGAAATACATGAACCGCGTCGTCGAGGTCAACACGGAGGAAGGTTGGGCGCGCGTCCAGCCCGGGGTCGTCCGGCACGAGCTGCTGCGGACGCTCGCGCCGACCGGCCTCATCTACGGGCCCGAGACCTCGACGAGCACCCGCGCGACGATCGGAGGGATGATCGGCAACAACTCGTCCGGGTCGCGCTCCATCGTTTACGGCAAGACCCTGGATACGCTGCTCGCGACGCAGGCGCGGCTCGCCGATGGGACGGCGCTGACCTTCGAGGCCCTGGCGCCCGCGGAGGCCGCGCGGCGCGCGCGGGGCGACGGGCCCGAAGGCCGTCTCTACCGGGAGGTCGCCCGGATCGTCACGGCCGCCCGCGACGAGGTGGCGAGGCGGTTCCCCCGCGTCCAGCGGCGGGTCGGGGGCTATAACCTCGACGAGTTCCCCGAGGGCGGCCCGGTGAACCTCGCCAAGCTCGTCTGCGGCTCCGAGGGGACGCTGGCGGTCGTCACCGAGGCCACGGTGCGGCTCGCGCGCCGGCCCGCCGCCACCGTGCTTGCGGTCTTCCAGTTCGACGACATCATCCCGGCGCTCGAACACGCCCCTGAGATTCTCGACACCAAGCCGTCGGCGGTCGAGCTGACGGACCGCTACATCGTCGAGCTCGCCCGCCAGACCCGTGAGCTCAGCCGGCGGCTCACGTTCGTCGAGGGGACGCCCGGGGCCATCATCGCCGTGGAATACGCCGGCGAGAGTCACGCCGCGCTCGAGCCGACGCTCGACGCGCTCGAGGCGCGGATGCGGCGGTCGGGGTACCGCGGCGCGATGCGGCGGCTCGTCGACCCCGCGGCGCAGGCCAACCTGTGGGCCGTGCGCGAGGCCGGCGTCGGCCTCTTGCTCGGCATGAAGAGCGCGCGCAAGCCGGTGGCGTTCGTGGAAGACAGCGCCGTCGACCCGGCGCGGATCGCCGAGTACACGCGGCGCTTCCGCGAGATCGTGCGGCGCCACGGCACCGACGCGTCGTTTTACGGTCACGCGAGCGTCGGCCTCCTGCACACGCGCCCGATCCTCGACCTGCACGAACCGCGCGACGTGGCGGAGATGCGGGCGATCGCCGAAGAGGTCGCGGCGCTCGTCGCCGAATTCGGCGGCGCGCTGTCCGGGGAGCACGGCGACGGGCTGTCCCGCGGCGAGTTCGTAGCCAGGATGTTCGGTCCCGCGCTGTACGGCGCGTTCCGCGAGGTCAAGGCGGCCTTCGACCCGGAATGGCGGATGAACCCGGGCAAGATCGTGGACGCGCCGCCGATGACGGAGTCGCTGCGGTACCGGCCGGGGGCCGGGCCGCCTCCGGCGACGGTGCAGGACTTCAGCCGGGACGGCGGGGTGCGCAGCGCGATCGAGATGTGCAGCGGCGTCGGTGCGTGCCGCAAGCCGCGCGGCGGCACGATGTGTCCCTCGTACATGGTGACGCTCGAGGAGGCGCACAGCACGCGCGGCCGCGCCAATGCACTGCGATCCGCGATCTCCGGCGCGCTGCCCGCCGGGGCGCTCACGAGCCGCGAGCTCTACGAAGTGATGGACCTTTGCGTCGCCTGCAAGGCCTGCAAGTCCGAGTGCCCGAGCAACGTCGATATGGCCAAGCTCAAGCACGAGTTCTTGGCCGGCTACTATGACCGGCACGGGCTGCCGTTGCGCGCACGGCTGTTCGGCCACGTCGCCGCCCTCGGACCGCTCGGGTGCGCGGTGGCGCCGGTCGCGAACCGTGCGCTCCGAAGCGCCCCCGCGCGCTGGCTCCTCGAGCGGGTGGCCGGCATCGATGCGCGGCGACGGCTGCCGGAGTTCGCGCGCACCCGCTTCACCCGCTGGTGGCGCGGGCGCGGCTTCGGGAGCCCGGCGCGCGAGGGGGGACAGGCGGCCGCCGGGTTCGCGGGCGTGCCGGGCCGGGGGCGCGTCGCGCTGTTTGTGGATACGTTTACGGAATACTACTATCCGTCGATCGGCCGGGCGGCCGTACGCCTGCTGGAGTCGGCGGGGTGCCGCGTCGAGCTCGTGCCGGTGTCATGCTGCGGGCGGCCGATGATCAGCAACGGGATGCTGCGCCAGGCCCAGCGGCTCGCGCGCCGCACGGTCAAGCGCCTGGAGCCGTTCGCGGAGGCCGGGGTGCCGATCGTCGGCCTGGAGCCGTCGTGCACCGTGACGTTCAAGGACGAATATCCGGATCTGCTGCGCGGCGACGCCGTCGACGCGGTCGCGCGGGCGACGTACGCGCTGGAGGAGTACCTCGCGATGCTCGATGCGGCCGGCATCCGGCCTCCGTACGTCGCGGCGGCGCGCCGCGTTTTGATGCACGGCCACTGCCACCAGAAGGCGATGATCCGGACGGGCCCGGCGCTCGCGGCGCTTCGGGCGGTCCCCGGCGCCGAGGTGGAGGAGATCGATTCCGGGTGCTGCGGCATGGCCGGATCGTTCGGGGTGGAGCACGAGCATTACGACGTGTCGCTCGCGATGGGCGAGCGCGTGCTGTTCAAGGCGGTACGGACGGCGCCCGAGGACACCGTCCTCGTTGCATCCGGCGCGTCCTGCCGCCAGCAAATCGCGCACGGCACCGGCCGGCGCGCGCTGCACCTCGCCGAGGCGCTGGCCCTCGCGCTGCCTCCGGAGGCCGGCACCGGCGCCGGGAGCTGA
- a CDS encoding VOC family protein, with protein sequence MMPERPLDPRTTVGHVHLRVADLDRALEFYRDALGFREAWRGGQTVMLSADGGYPFAVGLTATADPPQEPRRRCGLYHSAFLLPGRAALGRLLRRLLEREVALDGASDHLVSEALYLRDPDGNGVELYADRPREQWSRHADEVQMDSRPLDLRDLLAAGGDRSAPAVEGTRLGHIHLRVSELARAEKFYHGALGFDVVLRRYQGALFLSAGGYHHHLGTNVWAGQGIPPAATSGPGLWYFTVALPSRADLDAETARVVSHGGASGPAADCGPCVGAGVADLDGILVLLTADHSPLPARLSWMPPRESFGAVHVS encoded by the coding sequence ATGATGCCGGAGCGACCGCTCGATCCGCGAACCACCGTCGGCCACGTGCACCTTCGCGTCGCCGATCTCGACCGCGCGCTCGAATTCTATCGGGACGCCCTGGGCTTTCGGGAGGCGTGGCGCGGCGGGCAGACCGTCATGTTGTCGGCGGACGGCGGCTACCCGTTCGCGGTCGGTCTCACCGCGACGGCCGATCCGCCGCAGGAGCCGCGCCGGCGCTGCGGGTTGTACCATTCCGCGTTCCTGCTGCCCGGGCGCGCGGCCCTCGGGCGGCTGCTGCGGCGGCTGTTGGAGCGGGAGGTCGCGCTCGACGGGGCGTCCGATCACTTGGTCAGCGAGGCGTTGTACCTGCGCGATCCCGACGGCAACGGCGTTGAACTCTACGCCGACCGTCCGCGCGAGCAGTGGTCGCGGCACGCGGACGAGGTTCAGATGGACAGCCGGCCGCTCGATCTCCGGGACCTCCTCGCGGCGGGCGGCGACCGGTCCGCGCCGGCGGTCGAGGGCACGCGGCTCGGCCACATCCACCTGCGTGTCTCCGAGCTGGCGCGGGCGGAAAAGTTCTATCACGGCGCGCTCGGATTCGACGTCGTGCTCCGGCGCTATCAAGGGGCGTTGTTCCTGTCGGCGGGCGGCTATCACCATCATCTCGGGACCAACGTGTGGGCCGGGCAGGGCATTCCGCCCGCGGCCACGTCCGGACCGGGCCTGTGGTACTTCACCGTCGCGCTTCCCTCGCGGGCCGACCTCGATGCCGAGACGGCGCGGGTGGTCTCGCACGGCGGCGCGTCGGGGCCGGCCGCCGATTGCGGGCCCTGCGTCGGCGCCGGAGTCGCGGATCTCGACGGCATCCTCGTGCTGCTCACCGCCGACCATTCGCCGCTGCCCGCGCGGCTCTCCTGGATGCCGCCCCGCGAATCGTTCGGCGCCGTTCACGTCTCCTAG
- a CDS encoding 4a-hydroxytetrahydrobiopterin dehydratase, whose product MADRRCVPCQGGTPPLAREQFAPLLTQLEGWEVEQDRMLLKVFRFKNFVEAVAFVNAITPIAEAENHHPDLKVAWGRVRVELWTHKINGLSEADFVMAAKIDRAYSRPSTAAAGG is encoded by the coding sequence TTGGCCGATCGCCGGTGCGTCCCGTGTCAGGGCGGCACGCCGCCGCTCGCCCGCGAGCAGTTCGCACCGCTTCTCACACAGCTCGAAGGTTGGGAAGTCGAGCAGGACCGCATGTTGCTCAAGGTCTTTCGCTTCAAGAACTTTGTTGAGGCCGTCGCGTTCGTCAACGCGATCACCCCGATCGCGGAGGCGGAGAATCACCATCCCGATCTGAAGGTGGCGTGGGGCCGGGTCCGTGTGGAACTGTGGACGCACAAGATCAACGGGCTGTCCGAAGCGGACTTTGTGATGGCGGCGAAGATCGACCGCGCGTATTCGCGGCCGTCCACGGCTGCCGCCGGCGGGTAA
- a CDS encoding amidase family protein has protein sequence MTPDLCFTPALELDRLIRAGDVSPVEITDAVLARIERLNPVLNAYITVTADLARAQAREAETRARLGQRRGPLDGIPYSVKDLEDTAGVRTTYGSKWFERHVPVEDGAAAGRLRATGGILLGKTNTPHFGHKDMSDNLIGPPCRNPWRPDRTSGGSSGGAAAAVAAGMGLLAHGSDGAGSIRCPASLCGVVGFKPSFGRVPYHPSPDFWSARSHNGPIARTIRDAALLMSALAGPDPRDPLSIDAPPEDYVAACDGDLRGLRVAWSPDLGCLPVDPEVRTVTEAAARRFGELGCAVEAPALGWPDMREPHRFIWHVGVAARQHDRAREHPDWIDPSLMRMIVDAGRMSALDYGRALLTRAPFYRAVSRFFEGYDLLLTPAMPVAAWPVEPDSAAVIEGRPAPTLLERLTFTFPFNLTGHPAVSVPCGWTREGLPVGLQIIGRWHADAVVLRAAAGFEAIQPWAGRRPPLD, from the coding sequence ATGACCCCGGACCTGTGCTTCACCCCCGCGCTCGAGCTGGATCGCTTGATCCGCGCCGGCGACGTCTCGCCGGTGGAGATCACCGATGCGGTGCTCGCGCGCATCGAGCGGCTGAACCCCGTCCTTAACGCCTACATCACCGTCACGGCCGATTTGGCCCGCGCCCAGGCGCGCGAGGCCGAGACCCGCGCGCGCCTGGGACAGCGGAGGGGGCCGCTCGACGGCATTCCGTACTCGGTCAAGGACCTCGAGGATACCGCCGGCGTGCGAACCACCTACGGCTCCAAGTGGTTCGAACGCCACGTGCCGGTGGAAGACGGCGCCGCGGCGGGACGGCTTCGGGCGACGGGCGGCATCCTGCTCGGCAAAACGAACACCCCGCACTTCGGCCACAAGGACATGAGCGACAATCTCATCGGACCGCCCTGCCGGAATCCGTGGCGGCCGGACCGGACGTCCGGTGGATCATCGGGCGGGGCGGCAGCTGCCGTCGCCGCCGGCATGGGACTGCTCGCACACGGATCGGACGGCGCCGGCTCCATCCGCTGCCCGGCGTCGCTGTGCGGCGTGGTGGGGTTCAAGCCGTCGTTCGGCCGCGTGCCGTACCATCCGAGCCCCGATTTCTGGTCGGCGCGGTCGCACAACGGGCCTATCGCACGAACGATACGCGATGCCGCCCTCCTGATGTCGGCGTTGGCGGGTCCCGACCCGCGCGATCCGCTGTCGATCGATGCGCCGCCGGAGGACTACGTGGCCGCCTGCGACGGCGACCTGCGCGGCCTGCGCGTCGCATGGAGTCCGGATCTCGGCTGCTTGCCCGTCGACCCCGAGGTACGGACGGTCACCGAAGCGGCCGCCCGGCGGTTTGGCGAGTTGGGCTGTGCGGTCGAGGCGCCGGCGCTGGGCTGGCCGGATATGCGCGAACCGCACCGGTTCATCTGGCACGTCGGCGTGGCGGCACGCCAGCACGACCGCGCGCGCGAGCATCCCGACTGGATCGATCCTTCGCTCATGCGCATGATCGTCGATGCGGGCCGCATGAGCGCGCTCGACTACGGGAGGGCGCTCCTCACCCGGGCGCCGTTCTACCGGGCGGTGTCCCGTTTCTTCGAAGGCTACGACCTGCTGCTCACGCCGGCGATGCCGGTCGCGGCGTGGCCGGTCGAGCCCGACAGCGCGGCGGTAATCGAGGGCCGGCCCGCACCCACGCTGCTGGAACGCCTGACGTTTACCTTCCCGTTCAACTTGACTGGGCATCCGGCGGTGTCCGTTCCGTGCGGTTGGACACGGGAGGGCCTGCCGGTGGGACTGCAGATCATCGGCCGCTGGCACGCCGACGCCGTCGTCCTGCGCGCCGCGGCGGGGTTCGAAGCGATCCAACCGTGGGCCGGCCGGCGACCGCCGCTCGACTGA